CCGACGGTTCCGTAACCCACAGCCTGCGGCTGCCCGACTTCCAGGGCGCCCTGCGCATCGTGGCCGTGGCCAACCGCGACCGCTCCTTCGGCACGGGCACGGCCATGACCCGCGTGCGCGGCCCCCTGGTCCTGACCCCGACCCTGCCGCGCTTCCTGTCCCCTGGCGACACCGTCGAAATTCCCCTGACCCTGCGCAACGACACGCCGTCGGCCGGCGAGTTCCGCGTCAGCGCCACGGTTTCCGGCCCGGCCGGCCTCGGCGACATGCCCGCCCCCCTGACCCTCGATCCGGGACGCGAAGGCACCGTGTACGTGCCCCTGCGCTGCGGCGCCGAAGAAGGCAAGGTCAGCCTGGCCTTCACTGCCGCCGGGAACGGGGAGACGGCCACGGCCGGGGAGGAGCTCGACCAGCGCTCGCCCCTGCCCGTGGAGCGCCTGCTGGAGAACACGGCCCTCGGGGAGGAGTCGGGGCGGATCGCCGGGCCGGCCCCGGACAGGCTGATCCCCGGCACGGTCCGGCGCACGGTGCGCCTGTCCACGTCGCCGCTGACGCGTTTCGCGGGGCAGCTGGAGAACCTGCTGGGCTACCCGTACGGCTGCGCCGAGCAGACCGTGTCCAAGGCCTTCCCGCTGCTGCATTTCTCGGCCCTGGCCGCCGATCTTGCGCCCGGACAGTTCACCGCCTCCGGACCGGCCGGGCTGGTCCAGACGGCCATTCGCCGTCTGCAGACCATGCAGACCCCGTCCGGCGGCTACGGATTCTGGCCCGGCGACACGGAACCCAATCCCTGGGTCTCGGCCTACGTCTGCCATTTCCTGCTGGAGGCGCGTCAGGCCGGACACACCGTGCCCGGCGACATGCTGAACGGAGGCCTCGGCTACATCGCCACCCTCGCCGCCCCGGAACCCGGCAGCCCGCCGGACAAGGTCGAGCAGGCCGCCTACGCCCTCTATGTCCTGGCCCTGGGGCAAAGGCCCGACCTGGGCAGCCAGGACTACCTGCGCGCCACCTTCAGCAAATCCCTGAACGGCGTGGCCCGCACCCTCCTGGCCGGGGCTTATCTCTCCTCGGGGAACCAGGCGCCAGGCTTCGAGCTCCTGCACCTCGCGCCGACCTTCGACGACGCCCGGCGCGAGAGTGGGGCCAACCTCGGCTCGGGCCTGCGCGACAGGGCGCTGACGGCCCTGGTCCTGCTGGCGGCCATGCCCGACGACCCGCGCCTGCCGGACCTCATGAACCGGCTCGGACAGGATCTGGGCGCGAACGTCTGGTACTCGACCCAGGAAACGAGCCTGGGCTTCATGGCCCTGGGCAAGTACCTCTCCGGCCGGGACGACGACCGCCCCTTCGCCGGCTCCATGACGTGGGCCGGCGGGGCTCGGGACTTCGACGAAACGCGGCTCCTCGTGGTCCGGGACATCGCCGCGGCCGGGGCCGTCGAATTGCGCAAGACCCCGGCCGACCGCGTGGTCTACGCCAGCGTCCTGACCTCCGGCACGCCGCGCAGGGACGGCCACGCGCCACGATCCGAAGGGCTGGAGATCGAGCAGACCTTCCTGGACGAAGGCGGGCGGCCCCTGGACCTGACCGCCGTGCGCCAGGGCCAGCTCGTCGTCATGAGGACGCGGGTCCGCAGCACCACCGGCCGCGTGGACAACGTGGTCGTGCAGAGCCTGCTACCCGCGGGCCTGGAGGTGGAAAACCCGCGCCTGGCCACGACCGAGCGCCTCGACTGGATGGAGGAGGAAAAGACGCTGGAAGGCTACCAGGACCTGCGCGACGACCGCATCCTGGTCTTCACGGACCTGCGCGACGGCGACTGGCGCGTGCGTCACGCCGTGCTGCGGGCCGTGACTCCGGGGACCTTCGCCTGCCCCCCGGTCCAGGCCGAGGCCATGTACGTCCCGAGCCTGCGAGGGAGCGGCCCCGTGGGCGAAATCCGCGTCGTGCGCGACGAACCGGCTCCATGACGAAACTCTCCCGGACGGCGGCCGCCCTGCGGCGGGCGGCCGCCGTCTCGTCCCTTTGCCTCGTGCTGGCCGGTCTGTTCGGGGTCATCCTGGACCGGCTCTTCCCCTTCCCGACGGAGCGCCTCGATCCGCCCTTCTCCACGCGCGTCCTGGACCGCGACGGCCGCCCCCTGCGCTTCTTCCTGGCCGAGGACGGCATGTGGCGCTTCCCCCTGAGCCTGGACGAGATCTCGCCGGAACTGACCGCGGCCCTGATCGACTCCGAGGACCGGCATTTCTACCGCCATCCGGGCGTCAACCCCGTCGCGGCCCTGCGCGCCCTGTGGACCAACCTGCGTGCGGGCCGCATCGTCAGCGGCGCGTCGACCATCCCCATGCAGGTCGCCCGCCTGGCCGACCCGCGGCCGCGCACGGCCACGGCCAAGCTGATCGAATCCTTCCGGGCCCTGCAGCTCTGCGCCCGCCATTCCAAGGCCGAAATCCTGCGCTGGTACGTGAACATGGCGCCCTTCGGCTCCAACGTGGTCGGGGTGGGGGCCGCGTCATGGCACTATTTCGGCAAGGACCCGCGCGCCCTTTCCCTGGGCGAGATCGCGCTGCTCTCGGTCCTGCCGCGCTCCCCCGCCCGCTACAACCCACTGCGAAACCCCGAGGCCGCCCGCGCCGTGCGCGACAGGGTCTTGAGGCGGTTCGCGGCCCACGGCGTCTTCGAGCCCGGCCGGGTGGCCGGGAGCATGGCGCTGCCGCTTCTGGCCTCGCGCTCCCCGGTGCCGCAGGGCGCGCCCCACTTCAGCCGCTGGGTGCGCACGCGGCTGCCCGGCCAGAGCGTCATCCGCACGAGCCTCGACGCCCGCATGCAGGGCATCGCCGAAGCCCTCGTGGCAGGGCGGATGGAGAGCCTGCGGCGCGAGGACGTGGGCAACGCCGCCGTGGTCGTGCTGGACGTCGAAAGCCGCCGCATCCTGGCCTGGGTCGGTTCGGCCGACTTCTGGGCCCAGGGGGAGGGGCAGGTCGACAACGCCCTGTCGCGGCGCTCTCCCGGTTCGACCCTCAAGCCGTTCCTCTACGCCCTGGCCTTCGACCGTGGAACCCTTGTCCCCGGTTCCATGCTCCTCGACGTGCCGACCGACTTCGCCGGCTATGCGCCCGAAAACTACGGGCAGAACTTCCAGGGGCTGGTCAGCGCGCGCACGGCCCTGGCCGCGTCCCTGAACGTCCCGGCCGTGCGCCTCCTGCACCGCCTGGGCACGGACCCGTTCCTCGATCTGCTGCGCCGCGGGGGCCTCTCGACCCTGGAGCGGCCGTCAGGCTACTACGGCCTGCCCCTGGCCCTGGGCGGGTGCGAGGTGCGCCTGCTGG
This window of the Desulfomicrobium escambiense DSM 10707 genome carries:
- the pbpC gene encoding penicillin-binding protein 1C, whose protein sequence is MTKLSRTAAALRRAAAVSSLCLVLAGLFGVILDRLFPFPTERLDPPFSTRVLDRDGRPLRFFLAEDGMWRFPLSLDEISPELTAALIDSEDRHFYRHPGVNPVAALRALWTNLRAGRIVSGASTIPMQVARLADPRPRTATAKLIESFRALQLCARHSKAEILRWYVNMAPFGSNVVGVGAASWHYFGKDPRALSLGEIALLSVLPRSPARYNPLRNPEAARAVRDRVLRRFAAHGVFEPGRVAGSMALPLLASRSPVPQGAPHFSRWVRTRLPGQSVIRTSLDARMQGIAEALVAGRMESLRREDVGNAAVVVLDVESRRILAWVGSADFWAQGEGQVDNALSRRSPGSTLKPFLYALAFDRGTLVPGSMLLDVPTDFAGYAPENYGQNFQGLVSARTALAASLNVPAVRLLHRLGTDPFLDLLRRGGLSTLERPSGYYGLPLALGGCEVRLLELTNLYASLAAGGVFKPVEPLAGQPEKSGSAERLFSPEAAAMVLDILASTRRPDLPDAWQFTVGAPAVAWKTGTSFGHRDAWAVGVNRDLAIGVWTGNPDGSQCAGISGTRHAAPLLFDLFRALAPGGGHLPDFPAPALTRTDVCADSGDRPGPFCPTIFCPAIAGVTRLPVCAMHRQIFTSPESGLRLHGDCLLHRPSRAETVLVWPAELVAYRLAQGAPLPGLPRMDPGCPDVPAEAGPIIDSPDTDTPYLIRPDAPPEFQRLALSAVPGAGATTHFWYVDGRFAGQGPPDRPCFVPLTPGRHEATVTDDLGRSARAAFTVRTQAGLGSAGAP